Within the Stigmatopora argus isolate UIUO_Sarg chromosome 23, RoL_Sarg_1.0, whole genome shotgun sequence genome, the region CGTGCGGTGGAACTTGTAAACTTTCTGTTTGTCAGCCCGCCTGACTCTCACCGTGGTTCCAAGTCAACGTCACTGGCTCCTTTCTCACTTTACTTTAGTGCCTTTTCTCTCACAATGAAATACAGAAAtcaattgaaacaaaaaaaaaaacggtgtcGTGATTTTGCTTGCCAATTATACTAGCTTTGGGAAGCGATTGAGAATCGATAGTTTGGTTTGCTAACATTTTGTGGCCTCTACTTTCACGCATGGCTCCCATGAAAAACACTTGTTGATGCTTTTTGGCTCTTTATTTCCAAcgcaaaaaaagtcacaaaaataaaattctcaGTTTCCCCACGTCGCTGCCGGACGTTTAACGCGGCTCTAATGCGGCCACAGGCCCCAAGCCAATCCGGGCAGGACCAGCGCCACCACCAAGGCGGAGAACAGGTTGATGGCGTTGTTGTCCAGGATGGGTTTGCCGCTGATCCAGCGTGTGGTGGGGGACTCGTAGCTCACCACCTTCCCGACGCCGGAGTCGAAACCTGCCCAAACGCCGTCGGCGGTCACCGGGGGGAACCTTTTGCGCCGAGTTTAGGGATGCCCGCGTCTCCTACCCGAGTACTGCATGCTGGCGCCCAGGAGGGAGTCCACCAGGGAGCCCAGCAGGCCGGCGGCACCGCCGTACAGCGCCACGGGCCACTGGGGGTCGCACAGGTGGAGGTCGCCGATGAAGAGCATCTGCGACGCCAAGTAGGCGACGCCCACCGCCAGCCCGCCCAGGAAGCTGGCCGCCAAGCCCACGTAAGTCACGCCACCGTTGGTGCCTGCAGGCGAGAGAGGCCGGTCACGGAGGGTCCGTTGCCAGCGGGATgcgccgcaaaaaaaaaaatggagcggcGCTATCGCTAgtaggtagggaacctatggctcgggagccacatatggctcttttgatgggtgcatattgctctacgctaacctgtgaggtaccaatggaaactgctggtgagaaagcgcaggaataggaacATTACGTTGGTATCATagcattgacactacctctactatcatatttttttcttctgtatggatattctcattgaaactcattgattagcaacaacataacaatgttgtcaaaagaattcagtgactttttgtactttaaaaagtggtgaagtgactaaaaaggcgcacattttcatttgtgtgcatggctctcaaggattaacatttaaaaaaatatgaattgttgagggctctttccatcaaaaaggttcccgacccctgcgctaGTCCGTGGACAAGGGCGCGCCGCGTCCTCACCTTCCGGGACCTCCCGCCAGGTGGTGATGAGCCTGGGCCGCGAGGGACTGAGCACGGGCCCCACTTCCGAGGCCCAGGTGTCGCCGGCGCTGCAGGCCAGCGCCCCCAGCAGCGACAGGCACATCCACGAGGCCGTGTACTGACGCCCAAAGTCGATGGGGATCTCGCCAGGGCCCACCTGACGCCATTTCCACAACAACATTGGGATTTAGATCTCCACTGCGTAATTGGGATCGAAAGGTTTTGACGGCCCACGGAATTGGTCAATGGTTCCGGTTTACTATACTTCAAAAGCCAGCGTGTGGACTCATGAGCGAGTCAAAAGCGAAGAAAGAAAGTACCGTTTTTTTTAGTTTCCTCCCCCCTCTCCACTTTGCGCTCACCTCAATCATGTAGAGTAGCGCCAGCTGCGTGGGAACGCCTCCATTGCAGAAGACTTGCACCCAGTTTCTCTGGCCACCTGCCGAGAACCGCAGGTTCTCAATCCTCGGTTGTGtggtgctttttgttttgtttttgtccttgcTCACCTTCTTTGTAATCGGCGTCAATTTTCTTCTTGTGTGCGCAGCCCCAGCGCGTCAGCTTGGATGAGGTGAAGAAAAAAGTCAGCAGCGAGCAGAAGAAGCTCAAGTTGGCCATGCTGAGCACAAAACCCACCAGCAGAGCTGCCGGCAAAATGCAAATGTCGAAGTCATGGAGTCATAGGGAAAGGAAAGAAGTCTATGCTATgcaacaagtgcaatcagtgaattgcagtcCGGTGCTTGTGCTTTCAGCACAGATCCCGTGGGTTCCCATTTGACGCGACCGAGCCACGTCTCGGCCCAATCCTAACCTCCGAGCGCCCCCGACCGGTCCAGGCTGCGTCTCTTGACCGCTCGGATGCTCAGGACCAACGGCACCAGGATGGAGAAGAGCCATCGCCACGGCGACACCGGCTGCAGGGTCCCTGCCCGGCGCAGGCGAGAAAACAGACACGTACTGGCGTGACAAAACAACGTTAAgggaaaaaccacaaagtagtcGCACTGCTGAGTATCATGTGATCGGAAAGCGTGAACTCCGCGGTGGGCCCAGATTCCCATCAGTGGCCCTTTGTGTGCGCGCCACCAATCCACTCGCCGTGCCCCGTGATCAATCTCCGATGATTTGGCATCATATGCTTTAGGCCTGAAGAACCGCAGGAAAAGGGGGCGGGGTGCGACGGCGGGGGCGCCGACTGTTCCAGGCCTCACTGACCCGAGTAAGCGCTGAGGGTGAGGGAGAGCGTCCAGAAGAAGAGCGAGAGAGCCAAAGTGGCGCAGAGCAGGATCATGTCGCTCATCATCTTCAAGCTGTCCTTCATCAGGAACCCGCTGCCCTCAAAGTTCAACTCGTAGGGTGGGTGCTGAGGAAgaaaatggaacaaaatgttttcaCCGCATGCCACAGTCAAAAGGGAattaaggtttaaaaaaaaaagagaattttgCTGTTGATGTGAGACTGTGTCGACaggagatttgtttttttttgtctggggGATAAGCCGTGCTCGAAAAGTAACTCATTGCCCTTAATCTGATCGGCTAGAGTTCGTATAACACAGCATTTTGTGAACTATCCTTAATTTGAGATTTAAGTAGTTAGTACATGCGGACATACGATGTATTATCTTTCAAAACATACATTCAAACAAtgcaatttgaacattttaccaAGCATTTAAATGTCATCGATGCCAACgacaacacattaaaaaaatcgtaATAATAATACACAGCGCAACCTCTTGTTTTACTCACCGCAACCTCTTGTTTTACTCACCGCAACTGATACTAGTCATCGTCACTTTTTGTTCGTCTGGACACCAAACACCAGCGAAGTGCGCGTATAGGGGAAAACAATTCgaacgttttttaaaaaaagaagaaggggAAAATGTAGAAAGTTaaaaaagaaggggaaaaatatgTTGATGCGGATTGCAGGAGTGAGCGATGACAGCGGCACGCCTCGTCGGAAGTCAGTGGGCGTCACTTCCGTTACCATCCAAATACGTATACAGCGTGTTGAAGTCGAAGTCCGGACAAATTAGTAGCAATTATTTACACGCACACATAATTAGCAGAAATGTAGTTTTGTGATGGAATACATTTTGCATGTTAACGTCTCAAGTTTAACTTTCAAATTgagcaaaccaaaaaaaaatatttcgatttaagtcatatttgaacgtttttttaaagtgaaggaAATATTACTTcccaattttttaaatgaattctaTTCTAATAATATCTTAAATATTCGGTAACATAATATTCTAACCCTATACAAAAGAAGAAGATTCCTATGTTTGTGAATTTGACCGGGCCTTTTTTGATGACGACACAAGACGCTATCTTCGCTTCCTGTCGGGTGAGTTTACAGCCTCTACCGTCGTAGGTCCTGCCCTCTACTGGTACAACAAGAATACATTCGGTTTCTATTTAAATGGATGATTCAATGCAGGTCGTGTAACTCACCAACGGAGGACTTCAATATTTTCGTATTTCGTCTTAGTTTAACATTTCAACACGTTTCcactgaaaatatgtgccatggataaaatcaaaataaagcaAAGTGACGGCAGAAATTTAATTCTTGACCATTTCGGCCGTTTCAATATCCCTAATCTTTAGTTTAACTTTAGTTGCGTCTCCATTTGTTTTAGTCATTCACGGCCCATTGAATGAGTGCTCCTTTGCACACAATCCAAAAATCAAGATGAGGAAGGGGTGTGATTTATCCATTTGGATCCACCACTCTAGTTGAGGCTTTATAATGTCAACTCTAACCGCTTCAGCATGAAATATGCTTTTGGGAGAGATGGCAAGACAGATTGATTAAGTAAGTTGGTCACATTTGGACACTTGCTCTGAAAAACATCGAATGTATCGCTCCAGATGTTGGAATGGCGCATTTGATACCcgtgtttatttttgtcttatCAAAATGGCAACTGGTGTGCTTATTTTGATGCCTTGGTGCTCGGTTATTACTGGCGACagttgtgtaagagtcacatcatTATCACAAATAATTGAATGAAACCTTCCACCTATTGGTGGCTAAATTGAACCAGAGTGAGGATGCTGGTTTTGTCAACATTGTGAACACAATTGAAAGCAGTTCATTTATTGGCAACGCCAGGCAGACCAACGTAAACAAATACAGTAGCATGTATAGTACCCACCTCCATCGATCTGACGTCAGAAAAGTCACTTCTTTTTTGTAGACGAGCAAATTCCACGACTAGAACCGCGTGGATGGACTCCGGGCTTCCGTGGGCAAATCTAGGATGCGACAAATTGGCAAGCGTGCTCTTCTTCTCCGCGCCAAACCAGCATTTTCACCTCCTGTCCGGTGTGTGTCTGTCAGCCGCTTCCCCATCTGACTTTAAAAGCGAGTGCGGTTCGCAAGGCCGTCCCGTTGCTATGGCAACGACGGCCGGCTCCGGTGGATGGAAGATATCAGACTGGATAGGGAGGATGGAGGCGTCCACGTTGCTCCCCAAAAATGGACCCCAACCCTCTCTAAAAGTCTCGAAAAGAAAGACTTGGCTGTCGAGAGGTCGACGCAACCTCACGCTGACATTTTCCCAGTTAGCACGCCGTGTTAAGCGTGGAAAATGGCAACAGCGTTGAGTATCAGCGCCGCCAAAGGGCCACAATGGGCGCCTTATGCCGGCCCGCAGACCGCGGGAGAAATTCTTAGAACTGGAGGTCGCCACTCAATGCAGTTTGATATCAGATGGAATCCGTTGCACTGGGAGAAAGATTGGAGTGTTTGTGATGCACCTTCCCTCAACATTCCAAACACCATTATGGCACCCATGATTGCggttgttttcttctttttttaaaccgcACTGATGTAATCGAAggaattttccatttaaaaatgaagagaaataACATGTGAAAATATAAAGGTACATTCCTACTTTTATTTTCACCAGGAATCGGAATCAATAAGCGATAACTCCTATCTTACCTAAAGCAAAGTGGTGTCAGTTTAGCaactggaagaagaaaaaatgtacagaaaagataggtgattaccttctgtttatcgAACACTTTTTACTTTTTCAACAACACACAccatttattaatcattcatttattactgttattagcacctaatttcttcaatagctcccaaaccATTTGAcctatatcatacctgtcaacctctgccgataactgcccttataaatgattatgattccccttacaaaccccccccaaaaaccttacaaacaccgtacgataactgcccttataaatgattatgattccccttacaaaccccccaaaaaccttacaaacaccgtacgatgtacggtgtttgtaaggtttttggggggtttgtaaggggaatcataatcatttataagggcagttatcggcagaggttgacaggtatgctatataATCAACGgcgtcattttattttctcgATTTGTGACGTTTCACGGAAACAATCTGCGCCTCGAAGTGCGTGATTTGGCGCTGCAGGAGGAGATGAAGTGCAAAAAGCAGAGTCAGAAGGTTGTCGACTTGAgttgtcatttattttggaatataaATACGAGACATTAAGATTCCATTTGGCTATATGAGCTCCGGCGACGGAAGCTCCAGTTTCAAACACTTCAACACCGACACAAGAACAATTGTTCCTCTTTTCACATTCAAAGAAGAACCCAATAAAACTCAAAAGCCGGCATACCAAACCCCCTAACCCTTACCCGaatacccccccacccccaccccgcAGACGCACCAATGGAATGATGCTACATGCCGAGTACATAGCCTATCCTACGccgggtgcaaaaaaaaaaaggtcacggTGGGTTGATGGCGTGCTAAATGGAGCGGAGCTTTGAAGGATTTCTTTCATTGGGAGTGCAGTGTGGATGGGGCGGAGCCCCAAAAGAAAGCCAACTTTGATCCAAAAGGCACTTTCACATTCGCACTCTGACATTCGCTGTGCTGCTGTTCAAGTGTTCTGTGTGGGGGGCCCCCCCCTCGGAGCCCCACCCTGTTTACATCCTGTGAGTTTTTTAAGGTTAACTTGTGACTTTAGTGCAGGGGTTCTCAAAGCACCGGGGGGCCCGGGGAGATAAGGCCATCCCTCCAAAAAATGGCtccttcaactttttttttcccctctccctCCCTTAGGTGGCGCTGGAACCTAAACGAGGAAGAAAAGGACGCCGACTCCTGGTGAGGAAATGCACCCAATGGACTCGTTACAATTTGCTGAAGGTAATTTGCCAGCTAGTTGGACCTTCTGTCACATTCCGTGAATTCTTAtcacgtttttgttttttttgccaatggTCCTGATGGACCCCCAGAGGTCTCGGAACCCTAGTTTGAGAACCTTTAGTGTAGCGAGCAGGTAAACtaattgacacacacacacacacacacacacatacacacacatacacat harbors:
- the tmem19 gene encoding transmembrane protein 19, whose translation is MKDSLKMMSDMILLCATLALSLFFWTLSLTLSAYSGTLQPVSPWRWLFSILVPLVLSIRAVKRRSLDRSGALGALLVGFVLSMANLSFFCSLLTFFFTSSKLTRWGCAHKKKIDADYKEGGQRNWVQVFCNGGVPTQLALLYMIEVGPGEIPIDFGRQYTASWMCLSLLGALACSAGDTWASEVGPVLSPSRPRLITTWREVPEGTNGGVTYVGLAASFLGGLAVGVAYLASQMLFIGDLHLCDPQWPVALYGGAAGLLGSLVDSLLGASMQYSGFDSGVGKVVSYESPTTRWISGKPILDNNAINLFSALVVALVLPGLAWGLWPH